From a region of the Trichoderma atroviride chromosome 6, complete sequence genome:
- a CDS encoding uncharacterized protein (EggNog:ENOG41): protein MDAANGQAGSSKGQQTNNDDFHQLAENIRQRALEEAEDSKGDAWAESERAVMLEDMGIDLTGIDEYLDEYDAGMEGDAGAEMDADHVLRGINRITIEEVEVNGMKKKRFKFDDLDIEDHFDNTDPYEAPKAMKSRLDYTGRDLISVLCQHVELAVELGKHLNGRDVLNLCLANRPFYSVVNVYLLSSIRTWIEHRAPEAGRIFHYQLYARHLVDDPQRRTWMALKQGMTTSPTKDSKIRKVPGLKYLQLVLGRDKYCKEILAIMARCGHRMPTTMHHSLLRLWLLMDISTSHQRQAMLRMTHLFKDVDLYNMQMFIIKLGMLFNDPVYGPCKYDLVQLMLGQKGLYKLWQLLTRKKFNKLSDILELKLRYDFDFFSEGGYWLENLLSHIQGIPFQEIGQQHKEGWGAGRAHLLRPDEVIPIEAVRRGLHLDEHLSQMMVWGYFDWRTGENIVPSMEEMYIEDEDDALANVDTLEHWKPRHVLKKRWDDLTPEQQDEILSDEEDERLRAQAWCGNSDDDAGSLDGASDSGSDKSFDLDEEINRGFIVPPQPRDHESTVPEVDNMQGWIDFVNESILGGIPVDLGEDEKVRAQAWSSYPDHDPGDDWDWDDLIRERRNRPSQQQQQPGVPSESQDGEDLDDEMDDEMEEDDTEDGYEGDSDGDGDGDEDDMEVAYDEEDEGDNNMVVA, encoded by the coding sequence atggaTGCCGCAAACGGGCAGGCTGGATCGAGCAAAGGCCAGCAAACAAATAATGATGATTTTCATCAGCTTGCCGAGAATATTCGGCAGCGAGCCCTGGAAGAGGCCGAGGACTCTAAAGGCGATGCATGGGCAGAGAGCGAGCGTGCCGTCATGCTAGAGGATATGGGGATCGATTTGACGGGAATAGATGAATATCTCGACGAGTACGATGCTGGGATGGAGGGCGACGCGGGCGCAGAGATGGATGCCGACCATGTTCTTAGGGGCATCAACCGAATTACTATTGAAGAAGTGGAAGTGAAtggcatgaagaagaagaggttcaAGTTTGACGACCTCGATATCGAAGACCATTTTGACAATACTGATCCATACGAGGCGCCGAAAGCAATGAAATCGCGCCTTGATTATACTGGAAGAGACCTCATCTCAGTGTTATGCCAGCACGTTGAGCTTGCTGTTGAGCTGGGCAAACATCTCAACGGCAGGGACGTGCTGAACCTCTGTCTCGCAAATCGTCCCTTTTACTCCGTCGTCAACGTCTATCTTCTTTCTAGCATCCGCACGTGGATCGAACACAGGGCGCCAGAAGCGGGACGCATTTTCCACTACCAGCTTTACGCCAGGCATCTTGTTGACGATCCGCAGAGAAGAACTTGGATGGCTTTGAAGCAGGGCATGACCACGTCGCCGACCAAGGACAGCAAGATTCGCAAAGTGCCTGGACTCAAGTATCTGCAGCTGGTCCTGGGTCGGGACAAGTACTGCAAGGAGATTCTCGCCATCATGGCTCGATGCGGTCATCGcatgccgacgacgatgcaTCACTCGCTGCTGCGGCTCTGGCTTCTCATGGACATTTCTACATCTCACCAGAGGCAGGCGATGCTACGAATGACGCACCTATTCAAAGATGTCGACCTCTATAACATGCAAATGTTCATCATCAAGCTGGGCATGCTCTTTAATGACCCCGTCTATGGCCCTTGCAAATATGACTTGGTGCAGCTTATGCTGGGCCAGAAAGGTCTTTACAAATTATGGCAGCTTCTTACCCGCAAGAAATTCAATAAGCTTTCCGACATTCTGGAGCTCAAGCTGCGTTACGACTTCGATTTTTTCAGCGAAGGCGGCTACTGGTTGGAAAACTTGCTGAGCCATATCCAGGGCATCCCATTTCAGGAAattggccagcagcacaAGGAGGGCTGGGGAGCAGGCCGAGCACATCTTCTTCGACCAGACGAAGTTATTCCCATCGAAGCAGTTCGCAGGGGGCTTCACCTCGACGAACACCTGAGCCAAATGATGGTTTGGGGATACTTTGATTGGAGGACGGGAGAGAACATTGTGCCCTCCATGGAAGAGATGTATatcgaggatgaagacgatgctcTTGCAAACGTTGATACGCTGGAGCACTGGAAGCCAAGGCATGTTTTGAAGAAGCGCTGGGACGACCTCACCCCCGAGCAGCAGGATGAGATCCtctctgatgaagaagacgagcgGCTGCGGGCCCAAGCCTGGTGCGGTAACTCGGACGACGATGCCGGCAGTTTGGATGGCGCCTCCGATTCTGGTTCTGATAAATCCTTCGACCTCGACGAAGAAATCAACCGCGGTTTCATCGTACCTCCTCAGCCCAGAGATCACGAATCTACAGTGCCCGAAGTCGACAACATGCAGGGCTGGATAGATTTTGTCAACGAGTCCATACTGGGTGGCATCCCCGTAGAccttggagaagacgagaaagTCAGGGCTCAGGCTTGGAGCTCGTATCCGGACCACGATCCGGGAGATGATTGGGATTGGGATGATTTGATCAGAGAGAGGCGAAATCGAccctcgcagcagcagcagcagcctggtGTGCCATCCGAATCacaggatggagaagatttggacgatgagatggatgacgaaatggaggaagatgataCTGAAGATGGATATGAAGGAGAcagtgatggcgatggtgatggcgatgaagatgatatGGAGGTTGCTtatgacgaagaagacgagggcgATAATAACATGGTGGTAGCTTAG
- a CDS encoding uncharacterized protein (MEROPS:MER0002676~BUSCO:EOG092D3YUS), whose translation MEVLLGITGKDFTLIGASKAAMRGATILKASDDKTRVLNQHTLLAFSGEAGDTVQFAEYIQRNAQLYSMRNETELSPSALAHFVRGELATSLRSRNPYNVNLLMGGVDPITGKPSLYWLDYLAALAEVPYAAHGYAQYYCLSLLDKHHHPDITLGQGIKLMTMCIDELKRRLPIDFKGMVVKAIKADGIVDIEFDDDRIVKSA comes from the exons AT GGAGGTTCTTCTGGGAATTACAGGAAAGGACTTTACCCTCATCGGCGCTTCTAAAGCTGCCATGAGAGGAGCCACGATCCTCAAGGCATCTGACGACAAGACAAGAGTGCTGAACCAGCACACTTTACTGGCATTCTCcggagaagctggcgatACAG TACAATTTGCCGAATACATCCAACGAAATGCCCAACTCTACTCGATGCGCAACGAGACCGAGCTGTCACCCTCTGCTCTAGCACACTTCGTCCGAGGCGAACTCGCCACCAGTCTCCGATCCCGAAACCCATACAACGTAAACCTATTGATGGGAGGCGTTGATCCCATCACCGGAAAGCCCTCCCTGTACTGGCTAGACTACCTAGCGGCGCTGGCGGAGGTACCTTATGCAGCACACGGCTATGCCCA ATACTACTGCTTGTCTCTCTTAGATAAGCATCACCACCCAGATATCACACTCGGACAGGGAATCAAGCTCATGACGATGTGCATAGACGAGCTGAAGCGCCGATTACCGATTGACTTCAAGGGAATggtcgtcaaggccatcaaggcgGACGGAATTGTTGATATAGAGTTTGATGATGACCGCATTGTGAAAAGCGCATGA
- a CDS encoding uncharacterized protein (BUSCO:EOG092D465Q), whose protein sequence is MHSSFTRLQNVFGFFTTVAFVLGAFIAATDLGSARTPSGVIKTDNIQVVKGRPHYYSSKKEEYAIIRFSLEADLSSLFTWNTKQLFVYVTADWTSPGGINNTAVIWDSIITNPSADHLQNIGPVAMKKLKRSAEGKSIAPERGLLKLKNQKPKYQITHPSGKIAETADVTLKLHYNVQPWVGILTWDMDKPLAMWNAMSGGVSDLFTLPALKSKDTKGKDTKDKSSTKSKKSKKP, encoded by the exons ATGCACAGCTCCTTTACCCGACTCCAGAatgtctttggcttcttcacCACCGTCGCCTTCGTCCTGGGCGCATTCATCGCGGCCACAGATCTCGGCTCCGCTCGCACGCCCAGCGGCGTCATAAAAACCGACAACATCCAAGT TGTCAAGGGTCGACCCCACTACTACTCTTCGAAGAAGGAAGAGTATGCCATCATTCGCTTCTCCCTGGAAGCCGACCTCTCCTCACTCTTCACATGGAATACAAAGCAACTCTTCGTCTATGTAACGGCAGACTGGACGAGCCCtggcggcatcaacaacacTGCCGTTATCTGGGatagcatcatcaccaaccccAGTGCCGACCACTTACAGAACATCGGTCCCGTGGctatgaagaagctcaagaggAGCGCTGAGGGCAAGAGCATTGCGCCTGAAAG AGgactgctcaagctcaagaatCAGAAGCCCAAGTATCAAATCACCCACCCTAGCGGCAAGATCGCCGAGACTGCCGACGTAACTCTAAAGTTGCATTACAACGTACAGCCTTGGGTCGGTATTTTGACATGGGATATGGATAAGCCGCTTGCCATGTGGAATGCCATGAGCGGTGGCGTCAGTGACCTCTTTACGCTCCCTGCCCTCAAGTCCAAGGATACCAAGGGCAAAGACACGAAGGATAAGAGCAGcacaaagagcaagaagagcaagaagcctTGA
- a CDS encoding uncharacterized protein (MEROPS:MER0011024), whose amino-acid sequence MGPERLKQINGATRPVNTLSVRRHESLNDADAPASKRQKKDIVRTHDTTASPYFHRPKPSKSSDIRETHVEGSHDDIYDIRSISSAGNTSLGALGLDEYRHTQPPIRGKNKGRRRRSQTSSNSVHQTQSDAVGTKLDGYQAPGPQSPNRNRLPKDIDSPDVLASEQRPSTVTNAGFGASRFFKRDRPHRLAENSRPQIKRQKPSTVKEPIDVSEDELQADFAKYTTSNDSKKTASRTPAHLNHQKKATMRGDIHPTVFKTSSQRQARSDDMAIVRAVCGKYIYERGDNPEKVFLRREDKDGRRLEAILANGSVAKEHSWLGIDLDQVSFYGYSEPSSRYGYIMRSNKGDAGPKLYLEFESINKTKDFCDLLRSANVLRRYIEDLGKKAEKAFDDAKNWMASNIASSNIASNEDYKKLSQLFSTDEKEKVIIPRSSSPDRHPGSSRGKLKDVLIQSAQDAEFSKPAPRLEEHLDLDLRRSTRSSAPATRPRLPSPDAWSKSHPDWEKSWPAPLIFPETGKNRATVDKIDIPRLNESEFLNDNLINFYIRHLQFRLEKERPELLRKVYFFSTFFFEKLKSTKGKINYDGVKAWTARVDLLSYDYIFVPVNEHTHWYLAIICNLPNAAQASFPEGKDPKSSDGSVDNAMEMIDAPESPRLATVERDLTDISLEDVEAAVKKDADGFVPSHRTATPSTPSSPPRKRKFAGSTPSKFDPTQPRIITLDSLGSPHAPTIKALKEYLVEEAKAKKGITLETIPTGMTARGIPEQNNFCDCGVFVLGYMEEFLINPDEAARKLFLKEELGWNIRPSDLRNHMRELLFKLQNEQQKRHLQQREEKRLLKAKRKAMTESSSQVSSPPKPAASPPPAPKLPGSFPSESPERKPMSGTEPSSSEPIQEADNLKDSKLNGEILPEDEQRFKALSEPQFISCLSDASGASPTITKGKIPPIASTKAPEEPQFIGCLSDGESASSNLPKSKIPPQRFFFSLQTQWLPR is encoded by the exons ATGGGTCCGGAACGGCTG AAACAAATTAATGGAGCGACCAGGCCAGTCAATACGCTCAGCGTGAGGCGACACGAGTCCCTCAACGATGCAGATGCCCCAGCAAGCAAACGCCAGAAGAAGGATATCGTTCGAACGCACGACACGACAGCGAGCCCGTATTTCCACAGACCTAAGCCATCGAAGAGTAGCGATATCCGAGAAACGCACGTGGAGGGCTCGCATGACGATATATATGACATTAGAAGTATTTCAAGCGCAGGAAACACAAGCCTGGGCGCATTAGGCTTGGACGAATATCGCCACACCCAACCGCCTATCAGAGGAAAGAATAAAGGGAGGCGAAGGCGAAGCCAGACTTCATCGAACTCTGTTCACCAAACGCAGAGCGATGCTGTTGGCACCAAACTCGACGGGTACCAAGCTCCCGGTCCTCAATCTCCGAATCGAAATCGATTACCCAAGGATATAGACAGCCCGGATGTCCTCGCGTCCGAACAACGGCCATCGACGGTAACAAATGCAGGCTTTGGCGCCTCTCGATTTTTCAAAAGAGATCGGCCGCATCGCCTCGCAGAAAACAGTCGCCCCCAGATTAAGCGTCAAAAGCCTTCGACGGTCAAAGAGCCTATCGACGTCTCAGAAGACGAACTCCAGGCCGATTTTGCAAAATACACCACATCGAACGACAGCAAAAAAACGGCATCAAGAACTCCCGCTCATTTGAACCACCAGAAAAAAGCTACCATGCGAGGAGATATCCACCCTACGGTTTTCAAGACTTCATCGCAACGACAGGCGCGATCTGACGACATGGCCATAGTCCGAGCGGTTTGTGGGAAATATATCTACGAGCGCGGCGACAATCCCGAAAAGGTGTTTTTGCGCCGAGAAGACAAGGATGGCAGAAGGCTTGAAGCCATACTTGCGAATGGCAGCGTCGCAAAGGAGCATTCTTGGCTAGGCATTGATCTGGATCAAGTTTCTTTTTATGGATATTCTGAACCGTCAAGTCGCTATGGCTACATAATGCGTTCGAACAAAGGGGATGCAGGTCCGAAGCTTTATCTGGAATTCGAAAGTAtcaacaagaccaaggaTTTCTGCGACCTTTTAAGATCTGCGAACGTTCTTCGgagatacat CGAGGACCTAGGAAAGAAGGCTGAAAAGGCATTTGATGACGCGAAGAATTGGATGGCTTCCAATATAGCCTCTTCTAACATAGCCTCTAACGAGGATTATAAAAAATTGAGCCAGCTTTTTTCCACagacgagaaagaaaaggttaTCATACCAAGATCTTCCAGTCCGGATCGACACCCAGGGTCATCACGTGGAAAACTGAAAGACGTCCTAATACAGTCAGCTCAAGATGCAGAGTTTTCTAAACCTGCCCCTCGACTAGAAGAACATCTCGATCTCGACCTACGACGATCTACGAGATCATCTGCTCCGGCTACGCGTCCCCGTCTGCCATCTCCTGACGCTTGGTCAAAATCACATCCAGACTGGGAAAAATCATGGCCAGCACCGCTAATATTCCCCGAAACCGGCAAAAATAGAGCGACGGTGGACAAAATTGACATCCCGAGGTTGAACGAGAGCGAGTTCCTAAACGACAACCTCATCAACTTTTATATTCGCCATCTTCAATTCAggctggaaaaggaaaggccCGAACTACTGCGCAAAGTCTACTTCTTTAgtactttcttcttcgagaaACTCAAGTCTACAAAAGGCAAGATAAACTACGACGGTGTCAAAGCTTGGACAGCCAGAGTAGATTTGCTCTCTTATGATTACATCTTTGTGCCTGTCAATGAGCATACTCACTGGTATCTGGCTATCATTTGCAATCTTCCTAACGCAGCTCAGGCCTCTTTTCCCGAAGGCAAAGATCCAAAATCTTCGGATGGCTCAGTTGATAATGCGATGGAAATGATAGATGCGCCCGAGTCTCCAAGATTGGCAACAGTCGAAAGAGATTTGACTGATATTTCATTAGAAGACGTGGAAGCAGCGGTAAAAAAAGACGCGGATGGCTTCGTTCCATCCCACCGCACAGCCACACCGTCTACGCCGTCCTCACCCCCTAGAAAGCGGAAATTTGCAGGGTCTACCCCATCAAAATTCGACCCTACGCAACCCAGAATCATCactcttgattctcttgGAAGTCCGCACGCTCCAACAATCAAAGCTTTGAAAGAATATCTCGTTGAGGAGgcgaaggcgaagaagggcaTTACCTTGGAGACTATTCCTACCGGCATGACAGCTAGGGGTATCCCAGAACAGAACAACTTTTGCGATTGCGGAGTTTTTGTTCTAGGATATATGGAAGAATTCTTGATAAACCCAGACGAGGCAGCTCgcaagctcttcttgaaaGAAGAACTTGGCTGGAACATTCGTCCATCTGACCTGCGGAATCACATGAGAGAGCTGCTATTTAAACTTCAAAATGAGCAGCAAAAACGACACCTACAACagcgagaggagaagaggctcCTTAAAGCGAAGAGAAAGGCAATGACCGAATCCAGCTCACAAGTATCTTCGCCGCCTAAGCCGGCAGCATCTCCACCTCCAGCACCGAAATTGCCCGGTTCTTTCCCCAGCGAGTCGCCGGAAAGGAAACCAATGTCAGGGACtgagccatcttcatcagaaCCTATACAAGAGGCTGATAACTTGAAAGACAGTAAATTGAATGGCGAGATATTGCCTGAAGATGAGCAGAGATTCAAAGCGCTCTCAGAGCCCCAATTTATCAGCTGCTTATCAGATGCGTCAGGCGCCAGCCCTACCATCACCAAGGGTAAAATCCCCCCTATCGCTTCCACAAAAGCGCCCGAAGAGCCACAGTTCATTGGCTGCTTATCAGATGGAGAAAGTGCTAGCTCCAATCTTCCAAAGAGCAAAATCCCCCCCCAGCGATTCTTCTTTAGCCTCCAAACGCAATGGCTACCACGGTAA
- a CDS encoding uncharacterized protein (MEROPS:MER0011024) has protein sequence MSRRDDDISPSVTPGVPGGAADPEIRPPTSSSPTVREHVQQEPVALGASKLPKSAPRIASRSPIEAAEEKFPVGHAETGSDPKPSRESSKATKTRWDPFARYHSNAHSFPDYVEPKRSITMGPERLKQINGATRPVNTLSVRRHESLNDADAPASKRQKKDIVRTHDTTASPYFHRPKPSKSSDIRETHVEGSHDDIYDIRSISSAGNTSLGALGLDEYRHTQPPIRGKNKGRRRRSQTSSNSVHQTQSDAVGTKLDGYQAPGPQSPNRNRLPKDIDSPDVLASEQRPSTVTNAGFGASRFFKRDRPHRLAENSRPQIKRQKPSTVKEPIDVSEDELQADFAKYTTSNDSKKTASRTPAHLNHQKKATMRGDIHPTVFKTSSQRQARSDDMAIVRAVCGKYIYERGDNPEKVFLRREDKDGRRLEAILANGSVAKEHSWLGIDLDQVSFYGYSEPSSRYGYIMRSNKGDAGPKLYLEFESINKTKDFCDLLRSANVLRRYIEDLGKKAEKAFDDAKNWMASNIASSNIASNEDYKKLSQLFSTDEKEKVIIPRSSSPDRHPGSSRGKLKDVLIQSAQDAEFSKPAPRLEEHLDLDLRRSTRSSAPATRPRLPSPDAWSKSHPDWEKSWPAPLIFPETGKNRATVDKIDIPRLNESEFLNDNLINFYIRHLQFRLEKERPELLRKVYFFSTFFFEKLKSTKGKINYDGVKAWTARVDLLSYDYIFVPVNEHTHWYLAIICNLPNAAQASFPEGKDPKSSDGSVDNAMEMIDAPESPRLATVERDLTDISLEDVEAAVKKDADGFVPSHRTATPSTPSSPPRKRKFAGSTPSKFDPTQPRIITLDSLGSPHAPTIKALKEYLVEEAKAKKGITLETIPTGMTARGIPEQNNFCDCGVFVLGYMEEFLINPDEAARKLFLKEELGWNIRPSDLRNHMRELLFKLQNEQQKRHLQQREEKRLLKAKRKAMTESSSQVSSPPKPAASPPPAPKLPGSFPSESPERKPMSGTEPSSSEPIQEADNLKDSKLNGEILPEDEQRFKALSEPQFISCLSDASGASPTITKGKIPPIASTKAPEEPQFIGCLSDGESASSNLPKSKIPPQRFFFSLQTQWLPR, from the exons ATGTCCCGCCGCGACGACGACATATCGCCCAGCGTGACCCCAGGCGTCCCAGGCGGTGCTGCAGATCCAGAG ATCCGACCTCCaacatcatcgtcgccaacCGTCCGTGAACATGTGCAACAAGAGCCTGTAGCTCTCGGGGCCTCAAA GCTACCCAAATCGGCGCCGCGCATCGCTAGCCGAAGCCCTATcgaggctgctgaagaaaaaTTCCCTGTCGGTCACGCGGAAACGGGCAGCGATCCGAAGCCATCTCGAGAAAGCAGCAAGGCGACGAAAACCCGATGGGA CCCGTTTGCTCGCTATCACTCCAATGCACACTCGTTCCCGGATTATGT GGAACCAAAACGCAGCATTACCATGGGTCCGGAACGGCTG AAACAAATTAATGGAGCGACCAGGCCAGTCAATACGCTCAGCGTGAGGCGACACGAGTCCCTCAACGATGCAGATGCCCCAGCAAGCAAACGCCAGAAGAAGGATATCGTTCGAACGCACGACACGACAGCGAGCCCGTATTTCCACAGACCTAAGCCATCGAAGAGTAGCGATATCCGAGAAACGCACGTGGAGGGCTCGCATGACGATATATATGACATTAGAAGTATTTCAAGCGCAGGAAACACAAGCCTGGGCGCATTAGGCTTGGACGAATATCGCCACACCCAACCGCCTATCAGAGGAAAGAATAAAGGGAGGCGAAGGCGAAGCCAGACTTCATCGAACTCTGTTCACCAAACGCAGAGCGATGCTGTTGGCACCAAACTCGACGGGTACCAAGCTCCCGGTCCTCAATCTCCGAATCGAAATCGATTACCCAAGGATATAGACAGCCCGGATGTCCTCGCGTCCGAACAACGGCCATCGACGGTAACAAATGCAGGCTTTGGCGCCTCTCGATTTTTCAAAAGAGATCGGCCGCATCGCCTCGCAGAAAACAGTCGCCCCCAGATTAAGCGTCAAAAGCCTTCGACGGTCAAAGAGCCTATCGACGTCTCAGAAGACGAACTCCAGGCCGATTTTGCAAAATACACCACATCGAACGACAGCAAAAAAACGGCATCAAGAACTCCCGCTCATTTGAACCACCAGAAAAAAGCTACCATGCGAGGAGATATCCACCCTACGGTTTTCAAGACTTCATCGCAACGACAGGCGCGATCTGACGACATGGCCATAGTCCGAGCGGTTTGTGGGAAATATATCTACGAGCGCGGCGACAATCCCGAAAAGGTGTTTTTGCGCCGAGAAGACAAGGATGGCAGAAGGCTTGAAGCCATACTTGCGAATGGCAGCGTCGCAAAGGAGCATTCTTGGCTAGGCATTGATCTGGATCAAGTTTCTTTTTATGGATATTCTGAACCGTCAAGTCGCTATGGCTACATAATGCGTTCGAACAAAGGGGATGCAGGTCCGAAGCTTTATCTGGAATTCGAAAGTAtcaacaagaccaaggaTTTCTGCGACCTTTTAAGATCTGCGAACGTTCTTCGgagatacat CGAGGACCTAGGAAAGAAGGCTGAAAAGGCATTTGATGACGCGAAGAATTGGATGGCTTCCAATATAGCCTCTTCTAACATAGCCTCTAACGAGGATTATAAAAAATTGAGCCAGCTTTTTTCCACagacgagaaagaaaaggttaTCATACCAAGATCTTCCAGTCCGGATCGACACCCAGGGTCATCACGTGGAAAACTGAAAGACGTCCTAATACAGTCAGCTCAAGATGCAGAGTTTTCTAAACCTGCCCCTCGACTAGAAGAACATCTCGATCTCGACCTACGACGATCTACGAGATCATCTGCTCCGGCTACGCGTCCCCGTCTGCCATCTCCTGACGCTTGGTCAAAATCACATCCAGACTGGGAAAAATCATGGCCAGCACCGCTAATATTCCCCGAAACCGGCAAAAATAGAGCGACGGTGGACAAAATTGACATCCCGAGGTTGAACGAGAGCGAGTTCCTAAACGACAACCTCATCAACTTTTATATTCGCCATCTTCAATTCAggctggaaaaggaaaggccCGAACTACTGCGCAAAGTCTACTTCTTTAgtactttcttcttcgagaaACTCAAGTCTACAAAAGGCAAGATAAACTACGACGGTGTCAAAGCTTGGACAGCCAGAGTAGATTTGCTCTCTTATGATTACATCTTTGTGCCTGTCAATGAGCATACTCACTGGTATCTGGCTATCATTTGCAATCTTCCTAACGCAGCTCAGGCCTCTTTTCCCGAAGGCAAAGATCCAAAATCTTCGGATGGCTCAGTTGATAATGCGATGGAAATGATAGATGCGCCCGAGTCTCCAAGATTGGCAACAGTCGAAAGAGATTTGACTGATATTTCATTAGAAGACGTGGAAGCAGCGGTAAAAAAAGACGCGGATGGCTTCGTTCCATCCCACCGCACAGCCACACCGTCTACGCCGTCCTCACCCCCTAGAAAGCGGAAATTTGCAGGGTCTACCCCATCAAAATTCGACCCTACGCAACCCAGAATCATCactcttgattctcttgGAAGTCCGCACGCTCCAACAATCAAAGCTTTGAAAGAATATCTCGTTGAGGAGgcgaaggcgaagaagggcaTTACCTTGGAGACTATTCCTACCGGCATGACAGCTAGGGGTATCCCAGAACAGAACAACTTTTGCGATTGCGGAGTTTTTGTTCTAGGATATATGGAAGAATTCTTGATAAACCCAGACGAGGCAGCTCgcaagctcttcttgaaaGAAGAACTTGGCTGGAACATTCGTCCATCTGACCTGCGGAATCACATGAGAGAGCTGCTATTTAAACTTCAAAATGAGCAGCAAAAACGACACCTACAACagcgagaggagaagaggctcCTTAAAGCGAAGAGAAAGGCAATGACCGAATCCAGCTCACAAGTATCTTCGCCGCCTAAGCCGGCAGCATCTCCACCTCCAGCACCGAAATTGCCCGGTTCTTTCCCCAGCGAGTCGCCGGAAAGGAAACCAATGTCAGGGACtgagccatcttcatcagaaCCTATACAAGAGGCTGATAACTTGAAAGACAGTAAATTGAATGGCGAGATATTGCCTGAAGATGAGCAGAGATTCAAAGCGCTCTCAGAGCCCCAATTTATCAGCTGCTTATCAGATGCGTCAGGCGCCAGCCCTACCATCACCAAGGGTAAAATCCCCCCTATCGCTTCCACAAAAGCGCCCGAAGAGCCACAGTTCATTGGCTGCTTATCAGATGGAGAAAGTGCTAGCTCCAATCTTCCAAAGAGCAAAATCCCCCCCCAGCGATTCTTCTTTAGCCTCCAAACGCAATGGCTACCACGGTAA